One region of Sebastes fasciatus isolate fSebFas1 chromosome 1, fSebFas1.pri, whole genome shotgun sequence genomic DNA includes:
- the znf362a gene encoding zinc finger protein 362a isoform X1, translating into MAEPRFNNPYFWPPPPTMPGQLDNLVLINKIKEQLMAEKIRPQHLPAASAPSQQPLLAPPIQADGGQHGMSKTHQMQVLHSHSPSQPDIALHARPASSSVTGRILGDVNLNLDDKAAIKARGLWEDWHLRQLIDPSRTNHVSGVALASRTGNLNTSEIITPTTPNSSSHSRLGGAPTPHLISGLACSHGMEPGKNNGGLVGLLGPPPKEERGRKRIKAENGSSLLVVPYPILASGNDCVTITTKPGKTYRCKVCPLTFFSKSDMQIHSKTHTEAKAHKCPHCTKSFANASYLAQHLRIHLGIKPYRCSYCEKCFRQLSHLQQHTRIHTGDRPYKCAHPGCEKAFTQLSNLQSHQRQHNKDKPFKCSNCYRAYSDSASLQIHMSAHAIKNAKAYCCSLCGRAYTSETYLIKHMSKHTMVEHVVSHHSPQHRTESPAIPIRISLI; encoded by the exons ATGGCTGAACCTCGCTTTAACAACCCCTATTTTTGGCCTCCACCTCCTACCATGCCCGGCCAG CTGGATAACCTAGTCTTGATCAATAAAATCAAGGAGCAGCTGATGGCAGAGAAGATCCGACCGCAACATCTGCCCGCTGCCTCAGCCCCGTCCCAACAGCCCTTACTGGCTCCCCCCATCCAGGCGGATGGCGGCCAGCACGGGATGTCCAAAACTCACCAGATGCAGGTTCTCCACAGCCACAGCCCGTCTCAGCCTGACATCGCCCTGCACGCCCGCCCTGCCTCCAGCTCCGTCACAG GTCGGATTCTGGGGGATGTAAACTTGAATCTGGACGATAAGGCAGCTATAAAAGCCAGAGGATTATGGGAAGACTGGCATCTGCGTCAACTTATAGATCCCTCCAGGACGAACCACGTCTCAG GTGTGGCGCTGGCATCCAGAACGGGCAACCTCAACACCTCAGAGATCATCACCCCCACCACACCCAACTCGAGCAGCCACAGCCGGCTGGGCGGAGCTCCTACACCTCACCTCATCTCAGGCTTAGCCTGCAGCCACGGGATGGAGCCTGGGAAAAACAACGGGGGCCTCGTGGGACTCCTCGGCCCTCCTCCAAAGGAGGAACGGGGGCGTAAGAGGATCAAAGCAGAGAATGGGTCGTCTCTTTTGGTGGTGCCCTACCCAATCCTAGCCTCAGGCAACGACTGTGTCACCATCACTACCAAACCGGGAAAAACCTACAG GTGTAAAGTTTGTCCGCTGACCTTCTTCTCCAAGTCCGACATGCAGATCCACTCCAAAACGCACACAGAGGCGAAGGCCCACAAGTGTCCTCACTGCACTAAGTCGTTTGCGAACGCATCGTACCTGGCGCAGCACCTGCGCATACACCTGGGCATCAAACCTTACCGCTGCTCCTACTGTGAGAAATGTTTTCGCCAGCTCTCCCATCTGCAGCAGCACACCAG AATCCACACAGGCGATCGGCCGTACAAATGCGCCCATCCAGGGTGTGAAAAAGCTTTTACTCAGCTATCTAATCTGCAG TCTCACCAGAGGCAGCACAACAAAGACAAGCCCTTCAAATGTTCCAACTGTTACCGTGCCTATTCAGACTCTGCCTCGCTGCAGATCCACATGTCTGCGCACGCAATCAAAAACGCCAAGGCCTACTGCTGCAGCTTGTGCGGCAGGGCGTACACGTCG gagacATACCTTATAAAACACATGTCCAAACACACAATGGTGGAACATGTGGTGTCTCATCACTCCCCCCAGCACAGGACAGAGTCTCCCGCCATCCCTATACGGATCTCCCTcatctga
- the znf362a gene encoding zinc finger protein 362a isoform X2 translates to MAEPRFNNPYFWPPPPTMPGQEQLMAEKIRPQHLPAASAPSQQPLLAPPIQADGGQHGMSKTHQMQVLHSHSPSQPDIALHARPASSSVTGRILGDVNLNLDDKAAIKARGLWEDWHLRQLIDPSRTNHVSGVALASRTGNLNTSEIITPTTPNSSSHSRLGGAPTPHLISGLACSHGMEPGKNNGGLVGLLGPPPKEERGRKRIKAENGSSLLVVPYPILASGNDCVTITTKPGKTYRCKVCPLTFFSKSDMQIHSKTHTEAKAHKCPHCTKSFANASYLAQHLRIHLGIKPYRCSYCEKCFRQLSHLQQHTRIHTGDRPYKCAHPGCEKAFTQLSNLQSHQRQHNKDKPFKCSNCYRAYSDSASLQIHMSAHAIKNAKAYCCSLCGRAYTSETYLIKHMSKHTMVEHVVSHHSPQHRTESPAIPIRISLI, encoded by the exons ATGGCTGAACCTCGCTTTAACAACCCCTATTTTTGGCCTCCACCTCCTACCATGCCCGGCCAG GAGCAGCTGATGGCAGAGAAGATCCGACCGCAACATCTGCCCGCTGCCTCAGCCCCGTCCCAACAGCCCTTACTGGCTCCCCCCATCCAGGCGGATGGCGGCCAGCACGGGATGTCCAAAACTCACCAGATGCAGGTTCTCCACAGCCACAGCCCGTCTCAGCCTGACATCGCCCTGCACGCCCGCCCTGCCTCCAGCTCCGTCACAG GTCGGATTCTGGGGGATGTAAACTTGAATCTGGACGATAAGGCAGCTATAAAAGCCAGAGGATTATGGGAAGACTGGCATCTGCGTCAACTTATAGATCCCTCCAGGACGAACCACGTCTCAG GTGTGGCGCTGGCATCCAGAACGGGCAACCTCAACACCTCAGAGATCATCACCCCCACCACACCCAACTCGAGCAGCCACAGCCGGCTGGGCGGAGCTCCTACACCTCACCTCATCTCAGGCTTAGCCTGCAGCCACGGGATGGAGCCTGGGAAAAACAACGGGGGCCTCGTGGGACTCCTCGGCCCTCCTCCAAAGGAGGAACGGGGGCGTAAGAGGATCAAAGCAGAGAATGGGTCGTCTCTTTTGGTGGTGCCCTACCCAATCCTAGCCTCAGGCAACGACTGTGTCACCATCACTACCAAACCGGGAAAAACCTACAG GTGTAAAGTTTGTCCGCTGACCTTCTTCTCCAAGTCCGACATGCAGATCCACTCCAAAACGCACACAGAGGCGAAGGCCCACAAGTGTCCTCACTGCACTAAGTCGTTTGCGAACGCATCGTACCTGGCGCAGCACCTGCGCATACACCTGGGCATCAAACCTTACCGCTGCTCCTACTGTGAGAAATGTTTTCGCCAGCTCTCCCATCTGCAGCAGCACACCAG AATCCACACAGGCGATCGGCCGTACAAATGCGCCCATCCAGGGTGTGAAAAAGCTTTTACTCAGCTATCTAATCTGCAG TCTCACCAGAGGCAGCACAACAAAGACAAGCCCTTCAAATGTTCCAACTGTTACCGTGCCTATTCAGACTCTGCCTCGCTGCAGATCCACATGTCTGCGCACGCAATCAAAAACGCCAAGGCCTACTGCTGCAGCTTGTGCGGCAGGGCGTACACGTCG gagacATACCTTATAAAACACATGTCCAAACACACAATGGTGGAACATGTGGTGTCTCATCACTCCCCCCAGCACAGGACAGAGTCTCCCGCCATCCCTATACGGATCTCCCTcatctga